GATCGCTGCCGGTGCGACGCCGAGGTTTTCGGCATGGATGCCCACGACCTCGTCATCGTGATCGCGCGCCCAGACACCGGCATCGACCACCGCGTCCACCATGCGCTGCACCAGATCGGGATGGGCCTCCACCAGCACGGCACTGACCGTCCAGACGCTAGCGTAGATATTGCGGTCGTTATCACTGAGGTTTGTGAGCAACCTTGCGCCGCAGAGGTCCTCGAGCTCCGCGGCCCAGGGCAACCGACTGAATAGCGCATCGACACGCTCGCTGTCCAAAATCGCGGCCTGGTGCACGGCAACAGCTGGAAACAAGTCGGCGCCCCTCACACTTGGGGACGCGTGCAGCTGATTTGGCGACAAGTCCACTCCAGGAGTCTCGATCGCAACAAGCCTGACCTCATCGAGCTCGACACCGCCGCTTTGAAGGGTAGACAGCAAACCTCGAGCCTCCCAGGTGCCCAAAGCTGTGAGGGTTTGCGCCCACGGGTCCAGTTCGCGGTAGATACCAAGGTCTCGTCGTAGGATGCGAATCGCCGCCGAGGACACTCCTATTCGCGTTCCTCGAAGATCACTTGGCGCAGTCAACGCACTGTCGGCAGCTGCGTAGAAGCCCTGCCGACCGGCGAACCTGGTGATGCCCAGAAGACGCGTGCGCCCTGGGGCCCGCAGCCCCTCGCTAATCAACGGTGGGATTTCACCGCCGAAACGAGTGTATCGAGGGTGGTCGTAGGTGAAATGCAACGCTCCCAGCGTTCCTGTCAGCACCTCCAGCGTGATGCCGGCCTCAGCGAGGCGTCTGGACTCCAGCGCGGTCAACAGTGCGTTCGGGACGGGGCAATTGCTGTACGTCAACACTTCGTGATCCAGGCTTGTCGTCATGCGATCCCGCCGAATCCGGGCACATCGATACCTAGATGTTCGCGCAGCGTTGAGCCCGAGTATTCCTCGCGGAAGACGCCGCGCTCTTGCAGCAACGGCACCACTTGATCGACGAACTCGTCGTAGGTGCCGGGCAAATAGGCCGCCGAGATGATTAAGCCGTCGGCGGCACCGGCCTGGAAATATTCAGTCAGTCGATCAGCGATCTGCTCAGCTGTTCCTGCCCACTGGGGGACGAAGCCAACGTTGGTGCCATAGCGGCTTCCCAACTCGGCGAGCGTCAGATTGTCACCGCCGGCCGTCGCGGAGAACATCTGCAACATCGTCGGAACCTGACGGTTTCGCAAGTCGCCAACGATCTCGGAGTATCTCGTGTCCAGCGGGTAGATCGACAAGTCGATGCCGCTGTGACTGGACAAGGTCGACAATCCGACCTGCGGGTGCACGAGCGAATTTGCATACTGCAAACGGTCTTTCGCCGCAGACTCGGTGTCCCCGAGCACGGGCATGACCGCGGTAAACACTTTGGTCTTATCCGGGTCGCGGCCCGCCGCCGCGACATTGGCCTTGATGTCCTGGTACGTCGCACGCATGACGTCGAGGTTCGGCGAAATGCTGAACACAGCCTCCGCCCACCGGCCTGCGAACTTGCGGCCCCGCGGCGACAATCCCGCCTGCAGAATCACCGGCTCGCCCTGCCTCGAGCGGGGCACCTGCAACGGGCCGCGCACCGACAGATACTTGCCGCGATGGTCTAGGTACTGAACCTTCTTCGGGCCGGCGAAACGCCCGCCCGCCTTGTCGAGCAGCAGTGCGTCGTCGTCCCAGGAACTCCACAGCTTGCGAACCACTTCCAAGAATTCGTCGGCTCTGTCGTAACGAGTGTCGTGCTCCAAGTGCTCATCGACGCCGAAGTTGCGGGCCTCCGAATCATTCAGCGAGGTAACCACATTCCACGACACCCGGCCGCCCGAGAGATGATCGAGCGTGGCAAAGATGCGGGCCACATGGTAGGGCGGGTAGTAAGTGGTAGAAACGGTGGCACCGAGCCCAAGCCGCTCGGTGACCGCCGCCATCGTGGCAACGACGCTCTTCGGCTCCAGGGCAATCGCACCCTGCCCGCCCAGCCCCACACCGATATCTAGATTCTCGCCGTAGCTGTCCTCAACCGCCAGCGCATCAGGAAGAAACAACAGATCGAACTTTCCGCGCTCAAGGGTTCGCGCGATCCGCTTGTAATAATCACCGGTCAAAAAACCGTTGGTGGCCCCAATATGGCGCCACGCCCCATGCGCATGCGTCACATTGCCAGCCGAGAAAAACCCCGCAAGATGCAACTGCCGAGGCTCGCCCACTCGATCCCCTCCGTCAGATCCAGTTACAAAACTCGTCCAGTATCGCGATCCCAAAGCAGACCGAAAACCATTGAAATCGAACTGATCCTGAGTTGAACTCAGTTCCGGGCCAGTGGCCATGCGAACCACACGCCACAACCGGCGCACCTGACGAGAACCGCCACCGCAGCACCCTCAGCGATACCATTTGCATACGCCTGCAGACCGATACGTTGCGCGAGCGGATGCGCGGCTCTGACGTCTTCGTCTACCACGGTTACAGCCTGATGTTGCTCGACGGCGCCTGGGTCAAGGCGACACCGGCCTTCAACCACGAACTGTGTGCACGCTTCGGTGTTGCGCCTATTGAATTCGACGGCCGCAACGACGCACTACTGCACAGCTTCACCGCCGACGGCGCGCAGCACATGGAGTACCTCCGCGATCGCGGGGCCTTCGACGACCTGCCACTCACCGAGATCCTGGTAGCGCTGCGTGCACACTACGGGAATTTCATCGAGCAACCGCCGCCCCGCTCTGACCTTTTCGCCTGACATCCGCCCTACAAATGCGTTGCGCGACGCACTCAGCTCGGTACTGCTCCATCTGGTGGCCAGCCCTCAACACCGTCCTCGAGCGGAACGTCAAGTGCGCGTAGCAGGATGGAGAACATCCGCCAATTCCCTATCGCCGCAACGAGTTCGACCATGGTCGCTGGATCATGACCGAGTGCTTCCCGGCAGCGGCCCCAGGTCGCGTCTGAGATGCTGCCGTGTTGCAGTGTCTCGTCGGTGGCTGCGAGCACCGCGTGTTCGATCTCCCCGAATTGATCTGCGTGCTGCCAATCACGCACGGCGAGCAGGTCGTGTTCAGCTACTCCGAGGAGCAGGGCGACACGCCAATGTTGAGTCCATTCATATTCCGATCCGGTGACCCACCCGATTCGCATGATGATCAGCTCGCGCAGACGTGCATCGAGAATTCCGTTCAACAGCAATGCATCGAGCATCCCGTATAGAGCGGCGGCCACTACGGGTTGGTGCAGCGCGATGCGAAAAACCGATAGCTCCGCCATCGACTCGGGGATACCGTGTTGCACCGCACGTGCCCGCGCCGCATCAAGGTCGAGCATCGTCACACGCTGGCCGGCAGTCATGCGCATTGCCTCTCTCGGTCTCTCATGCTGCTCACGCAGTGGGGATGAAGACGTTGTGCAACGCCGGCGGCGCCCCGGCATCCGGGCTGGCCAACGTTTGGAGCAGGACGGGGAGATCGTCGAATCCCGCTGTCTGGCGGCTTATTTCGTCGAACGGCCACCGCCCGGAGGTGAGCAGGCTGATCGCTTGCTGGTAGGCGGGGTAGTCGACGCCCAGGGCACCGATGATGTGCAGTTCTTTGTAGACGACGAGATCTGGCTCGATGCCGGGTCCGCCGCCGACACCCCGGGTACCGGCGATGACCACCGTGGCGCCGTGCGCGGCGAGGTTGACCGCGTCGGCGATTGCGGCCGGCGCCTTGGCGGTGACGTCGACGACGACGTCGGCCAACCGGCCGCCCGTAGCCCGCAGTAGCGCATCGACAGGGTCCTGGTGGGCGGCGTCGACGATCACATCCACACCGAACGAGCGTGCCTGATTCAGCCTCGCTTCGTCGCGGGCTCCGAGGCCTGTCATTACCACGAGCGACGCGCCGGCTTCCTTGGCCGCCACCGCCGCGGCGATGCCGCGGATGCCGGGGCCGAGGACGGCGACGACCGCGCCCTCGGCGGTACCGGGAAGCGTTGCGGCCCATTTGATGCCGGCGCCGAGCGGATTGAACAGCGTGGCCGTTACAGGCTCCATCCCATCAGGAATCGGCAGCAACATCGCGTCGGCAGGCAGCTCGAGGTGCGTCGCGTAGCCACCCCACAGCCCCGAGCCGGTATCGGCGTTGACGAAACCGAACATGGTGGCCAGGCCGTTTTTCACGCATCGCTTGTACTCACCGCTGCGGCACTGCGCGCATTCGCGGCACGAGCGGAACACCTCGA
The sequence above is a segment of the Candidatus Mycobacterium wuenschmannii genome. Coding sequences within it:
- a CDS encoding type 2 periplasmic-binding domain-containing protein yields the protein MTTSLDHEVLTYSNCPVPNALLTALESRRLAEAGITLEVLTGTLGALHFTYDHPRYTRFGGEIPPLISEGLRAPGRTRLLGITRFAGRQGFYAAADSALTAPSDLRGTRIGVSSAAIRILRRDLGIYRELDPWAQTLTALGTWEARGLLSTLQSGGVELDEVRLVAIETPGVDLSPNQLHASPSVRGADLFPAVAVHQAAILDSERVDALFSRLPWAAELEDLCGARLLTNLSDNDRNIYASVWTVSAVLVEAHPDLVQRMVDAVVDAGVWARDHDDEVVGIHAENLGVAPAAIGRGFGSEFAQNLIPRLDDYTFNLVEQTQRFLYDRNLIDRLTDLSRWAAPAFLVESRRQLVKGA
- a CDS encoding LLM class flavin-dependent oxidoreductase, with product MGEPRQLHLAGFFSAGNVTHAHGAWRHIGATNGFLTGDYYKRIARTLERGKFDLLFLPDALAVEDSYGENLDIGVGLGGQGAIALEPKSVVATMAAVTERLGLGATVSTTYYPPYHVARIFATLDHLSGGRVSWNVVTSLNDSEARNFGVDEHLEHDTRYDRADEFLEVVRKLWSSWDDDALLLDKAGGRFAGPKKVQYLDHRGKYLSVRGPLQVPRSRQGEPVILQAGLSPRGRKFAGRWAEAVFSISPNLDVMRATYQDIKANVAAAGRDPDKTKVFTAVMPVLGDTESAAKDRLQYANSLVHPQVGLSTLSSHSGIDLSIYPLDTRYSEIVGDLRNRQVPTMLQMFSATAGGDNLTLAELGSRYGTNVGFVPQWAGTAEQIADRLTEYFQAGAADGLIISAAYLPGTYDEFVDQVVPLLQERGVFREEYSGSTLREHLGIDVPGFGGIA
- a CDS encoding carboxymuconolactone decarboxylase family protein, which gives rise to MTAGQRVTMLDLDAARARAVQHGIPESMAELSVFRIALHQPVVAAALYGMLDALLLNGILDARLRELIIMRIGWVTGSEYEWTQHWRVALLLGVAEHDLLAVRDWQHADQFGEIEHAVLAATDETLQHGSISDATWGRCREALGHDPATMVELVAAIGNWRMFSILLRALDVPLEDGVEGWPPDGAVPS
- a CDS encoding zinc-dependent alcohol dehydrogenase, producing MTAQALVLTRPLTLQRRTLALPEVREDTALLRIEACGLCGTDHEQFSGLIPADFAFIPGHEIVGVIDRIGERASARWGVTNGQRVAVEVFRSCRECAQCRSGEYKRCVKNGLATMFGFVNADTGSGLWGGYATHLELPADAMLLPIPDGMEPVTATLFNPLGAGIKWAATLPGTAEGAVVAVLGPGIRGIAAAVAAKEAGASLVVMTGLGARDEARLNQARSFGVDVIVDAAHQDPVDALLRATGGRLADVVVDVTAKAPAAIADAVNLAAHGATVVIAGTRGVGGGPGIEPDLVVYKELHIIGALGVDYPAYQQAISLLTSGRWPFDEISRQTAGFDDLPVLLQTLASPDAGAPPALHNVFIPTA